The following proteins come from a genomic window of Gossypium raimondii isolate GPD5lz chromosome 5, ASM2569854v1, whole genome shotgun sequence:
- the LOC105770994 gene encoding B-box zinc finger protein 21: MKIQCDVCNKEEASVFCTADEAALCDACDHRVHHANKLASKHQRFSLLHPSSSKQIPLCDICQEKRAFLFCQQDRAILCRDCDVPIHAANEHTKKHNRFLLTGVKLSPTTAIYTSSSSSSVASLSNLGHSVPEFKSQQSVKNSVSASTPNLNSTSLAKSSSISTTSAAVTNNKSGGDNLLASVEGGSASSISEYLIEMLPGWHVEDFLDSSSPSFGFCKSDDCMLPFLDADLESNMTTSSPESLGLLVPQSPYSLYPPQYSSQMGGQSGLKETNEIIGMKANRRPVDDSFTVPWISPQSTSSKRSKRLW, from the exons ATGAAGATCCAGTGCGATGTCTGTAACAAAGAGGAGGCCTCGGTGTTCTGCACCGCCGACGAAGCCGCCCTGTGCGACGCCTGCGACCACCGGGTTCACCACGCCAACAAGCTTGCCTCTAAGCACCAACGCTTTTCCCTACTCCATCCTTCCTCTTCAAAACAAATCCCTCTTTGCGATATCTGTCAG GAGAAACGAGCTTTCTTGTTCTGTCAGCAAGACAGAGCAATTCTGTGCAGAGATTGTGATGTTCCAATTCATGCGGCAAACGAACATACCAAGAAACATAACAGGTTTCTTCTTACAGGGGTTAAACTCTCTCCTACCACCGCTATCTAcacatcctcctcttcatcctCAGTCGCTTCTTTATCCAACCTTGGCCATTCTGTTCCTGAATTCAAGTCTCAACAGTCGGTCAAGAACTCTGTCTCTGCTTCTACtccaaatttaaattcaacttCGCTTGCTAAATCGTCATCAATCAGTACAACATCTGCTGCAGTAACAAATAACAAGAGCGGTGGAGATAACTTGTTAGCAAGTGTAGAGGGTGGTTCAGCGAGTAGCATATCGGAATACTTGATAGAGATGCTCCCAGGGTGGCACGTCGAAGATTTTCTTGATTCATCTTCACCTTCCTTTGGTTTCTGTAAG AGTGATGATTGTATGTTGCCGTTCCTTGATGCTGATCTTGAGAGCAATATGACTACTTCCTCGCCAGAAAGTTTGGGGCTTTTGGTTCCCCAGTCACCATATTCCCTGTATCCTCCCCAATATTCTTCACAAATGGGAGGGCAAAGCGGGTTGAAGGAGACAAACGAAATTATAGGCATGAAAGCTAACAGGAGACCGGTAGATGATTCCTTTACAGTTCCTTGGATCAGCCCTCAATCCACTAGCTCCAAGAGATCTAAGCGTCTCTGGTAG